One region of Collinsella aerofaciens ATCC 25986 genomic DNA includes:
- a CDS encoding DMT family transporter has product MDRKKAIALSFSVPVAWGFSYPLMKIGMDSMNATSIVALRCIIAFVACLLLFHKRAFRINRDLMVRAAIIGAIMATELTCMCLGSSLTSASTAGFLQSLTVVIVPFANAALLRRAPERKVLVGTAIVTCGMLLLSGADFTSLNPGALIMLLSAFIYASHIIVAKRFVEDVDPLALGVWQLGFGGLFSGIAACAFGGFMLPSTPSEIVVVVALALICSAYGFITQTLVQPHVPAETTGFAFSLEPVCSAVFSFFLVGEVLSPIAFFGAALILTGVMVATVELPRLRAHGQARMAGAPEHVS; this is encoded by the coding sequence ATGGATCGCAAAAAAGCAATCGCGCTCTCATTTTCCGTTCCCGTCGCATGGGGCTTTTCGTACCCCCTCATGAAGATCGGCATGGACAGCATGAACGCCACGAGCATCGTTGCGCTGCGCTGCATCATCGCCTTTGTGGCCTGCCTGCTGCTCTTCCACAAGCGCGCTTTCCGTATCAACCGCGACCTTATGGTTCGCGCCGCTATCATCGGCGCCATTATGGCAACCGAGCTCACCTGCATGTGCCTGGGCTCCAGCCTCACCTCTGCCTCCACTGCCGGCTTTTTGCAGAGCCTGACGGTCGTGATCGTGCCGTTTGCCAACGCCGCCCTGCTGCGTCGCGCCCCCGAGCGCAAGGTGCTCGTCGGCACCGCCATCGTCACCTGCGGCATGCTGCTGCTCTCGGGCGCCGACTTCACCAGCCTGAACCCGGGCGCGCTCATCATGCTGCTCTCCGCCTTTATCTATGCCAGCCACATTATCGTAGCCAAGCGCTTTGTCGAAGATGTCGACCCGCTGGCTCTGGGCGTTTGGCAGCTGGGCTTTGGCGGCCTGTTCTCGGGCATTGCCGCATGCGCCTTTGGCGGCTTCATGCTTCCCAGTACGCCCAGCGAGATCGTGGTCGTCGTCGCGCTCGCACTCATCTGCTCTGCCTATGGCTTTATCACCCAGACGCTCGTGCAGCCCCACGTGCCCGCCGAGACCACCGGCTTCGCCTTCTCGCTCGAGCCGGTCTGCTCCGCCGTCTTCTCGTTCTTCCTGGTCGGCGAGGTCCTGAGCCCCATCGCCTTCTTTGGCGCCGCTCTCATCCTCACCGGCGTCATGGTGGCAACCGTCGAGCTTCCGCGCCTCCGTGCACATGGACAGGCTCGCATGGCAGGAGCGCCCGAGCACGTTTCGTAG
- a CDS encoding SDR family NAD(P)-dependent oxidoreductase, producing the protein MQVLITGASGGIGAACVQRFLDEGHEVVGFDLLPAAVEHERYRHLIIDVREPDSFPDDFEPQVIVNVAGTQDSADDIAANLCGTINVTERYAFAGEGLAAKPAPAIKSVVNVGSASGHTGSEFPAYAASKGGIIAYTKNLANRLAPQAIANSVDPGGVITPLNRCVMEDEHLWAQIMELTPLKRWATAQEIAEWIYFVGVTNRFMTGQSLLIDGGEAGRTQFIWPE; encoded by the coding sequence ATGCAGGTGTTGATCACGGGCGCTTCGGGCGGCATCGGGGCCGCGTGCGTGCAGCGCTTTTTGGACGAGGGTCACGAAGTCGTGGGTTTTGATCTGCTGCCGGCGGCGGTCGAGCACGAGCGCTACCGCCATCTGATTATCGATGTCCGCGAGCCGGACTCGTTTCCGGACGACTTTGAGCCCCAGGTGATCGTGAACGTTGCCGGCACGCAGGACTCGGCCGACGATATCGCCGCCAACCTGTGCGGCACCATCAACGTGACCGAGCGCTACGCCTTTGCGGGGGAGGGCCTTGCCGCCAAGCCGGCGCCGGCTATCAAATCCGTGGTCAACGTGGGTTCGGCGAGCGGGCACACGGGGTCGGAGTTTCCCGCATACGCGGCCAGCAAGGGCGGCATTATCGCCTACACCAAGAACCTCGCGAACCGTCTGGCGCCGCAGGCCATCGCCAACAGCGTGGACCCGGGCGGCGTCATCACGCCGCTCAACCGTTGCGTGATGGAAGACGAGCATCTGTGGGCCCAGATTATGGAGCTCACGCCGCTCAAGCGCTGGGCCACGGCGCAAGAAATCGCCGAGTGGATCTACTTTGTGGGCGTGACCAACCGGTTTATGACTGGGCAGAGTCTGCTTATCGATGGCGGCGAGGCCGGCCGCACGCAATTTATTTGGCCCGAGTAG
- a CDS encoding ABC-2 transporter permease, whose product MKRAFMSELAIVRTLIPSIAGVGLFIFVVLTLANASDGDSGMSAGACAVSAMSPIMVMSSLAGFDNQNGWERYRATLPFSRKDIICARYLSVIVFSAIMACAAVLLNIIALPFFNSAGVTSTGQTVFEIAIASAASMLISLMMVFLAQPLFFRFGHMEALRLSVGLFAMLGCLAMATLSSSNPISNWLMSIAGANPDPAVLGCLCAGIAVLALALCAISCAVSTKVYRVRDL is encoded by the coding sequence ATGAAACGCGCCTTTATGTCCGAGCTCGCCATCGTTCGCACGCTCATCCCGAGCATCGCGGGCGTCGGCTTGTTCATCTTCGTCGTGCTGACGCTCGCCAACGCGTCGGATGGCGATTCCGGCATGAGCGCCGGCGCTTGCGCCGTTAGCGCCATGTCGCCCATCATGGTCATGAGCTCGCTGGCCGGCTTCGACAATCAAAATGGCTGGGAGCGTTATCGGGCAACGCTGCCCTTCTCGCGCAAAGACATCATCTGCGCACGCTACCTGAGCGTTATTGTCTTCTCCGCCATCATGGCCTGCGCCGCCGTGCTTTTGAACATCATCGCCCTTCCGTTCTTCAACAGCGCGGGCGTGACCTCGACAGGACAAACCGTCTTTGAGATCGCAATCGCCTCGGCAGCATCGATGCTCATCTCCCTCATGATGGTGTTTTTGGCACAGCCGCTGTTCTTTCGCTTTGGACACATGGAGGCGCTGCGCCTATCCGTTGGCCTGTTTGCCATGCTCGGATGCCTTGCCATGGCCACGCTGAGCTCCTCCAACCCCATCAGCAACTGGCTCATGTCGATTGCCGGAGCGAATCCCGATCCCGCCGTCCTTGGCTGTCTGTGTGCAGGAATTGCCGTACTGGCGCTCGCACTATGTGCAATCAGCTGCGCTGTCAGCACCAAGGTTTATCGAGTACGCGATCTGTAA
- a CDS encoding uracil-DNA glycosylase produces the protein MDAATSDRNIATWLGDAPQPVRDTTNQLLERIALLRAEQTIYPAQDDILNALAYTPADQVKVVILGQDPYHGPNQAMGLSFSVPATQTKLPPSLRNIYKELKADLGCPIPATGDLTPWARQGVLLLNTTLTVREHAANSHAKLGWSTLTDYVIERCCQLPQPVVFLAWGRFAQQMVEGKLVATGAGKATDKFCLASTHPSPLSANRATAELPAFMGSRPFSAANRLLEQHGSTPVNWTCLG, from the coding sequence ATGGACGCCGCGACCAGCGACCGCAACATAGCAACTTGGTTGGGCGATGCGCCGCAGCCGGTACGTGACACTACGAACCAGCTGCTCGAGCGCATCGCCCTTTTGCGTGCCGAGCAGACCATCTATCCGGCACAAGACGACATTCTCAATGCCCTCGCCTACACGCCGGCCGACCAGGTCAAGGTTGTCATCTTGGGTCAGGACCCCTATCACGGACCCAACCAGGCCATGGGGCTGTCGTTCTCGGTCCCCGCGACGCAAACCAAGTTGCCGCCGAGCCTGCGCAACATTTACAAGGAACTCAAAGCCGATCTGGGCTGCCCCATTCCCGCCACGGGAGACCTAACCCCATGGGCACGGCAGGGCGTCCTGCTCCTCAACACTACGCTCACCGTGCGCGAGCATGCCGCCAACTCGCACGCCAAACTGGGCTGGAGCACGCTCACCGATTACGTTATCGAACGCTGCTGCCAGCTGCCCCAGCCGGTAGTCTTTTTGGCATGGGGTCGCTTTGCCCAACAGATGGTCGAAGGCAAGCTCGTCGCGACCGGCGCGGGCAAGGCAACCGACAAGTTCTGCCTGGCCTCTACGCATCCCTCGCCGCTTTCGGCCAACCGTGCCACGGCAGAACTCCCCGCCTTTATGGGGTCGCGCCCCTTCTCGGCAGCCAATCGGCTACTCGAACAGCACGGCTCGACCCCCGTCAACTGGACTTGCCTCGGCTAA
- a CDS encoding peptide chain release factor 3, whose amino-acid sequence MASLSDEISSRRTFAIISHPDAGKTTLTEKLLLYTGSIQTAGSVKGKSSAKHAVSDWMDIEKERGISVTSSVLQFTYNGACVNILDTPGHQDFSEDTYRTLMAADAAVMVIDGAKGVEAQTKKLFKVCTLRHIPIFTFVNKLDHEARDPFELMEEIENVLGINTYPMNWPIGSGRNFRGVFDRQTRRVIAFEGDGHANATKKVAEVEAELGDPSMDELIGEENHKNLMDDIELLDGAGDELDLDAVACGKLSPAFFGSALTNFGVEPFLKEFLRLAPTPRAYTNTLANEPVDPCRDDFSGFVFKIQANMDKNHRDRIAFVRICSGKFERGMDAFHVQGNRKLKLATGTSMMADDRAIVDEAYAGDIVGLFDPGIFSIGDTVCSGKRHVQYPQIPTFAPEMFARITQVDTLKRKQFVKGMEELAQEGAIQIFRELGAGMESVIVGVVGVLQFEVLERRLKAEYRVEVRRQPLPYTDIRWIQNDPDTIDIPSLSLTRDTLRVEDMRGGKLLLFTSPWNVDWATDHNPDLILSEFGNVTF is encoded by the coding sequence ATGGCAAGCCTGTCGGATGAAATCTCGTCGCGCCGCACATTCGCGATCATCAGCCACCCGGACGCCGGTAAGACCACGCTTACCGAGAAGCTGCTGCTCTATACCGGCAGCATCCAGACTGCCGGCTCGGTCAAGGGCAAGAGCTCGGCCAAGCACGCCGTCTCGGACTGGATGGACATCGAGAAGGAGCGCGGCATTTCCGTTACCTCCTCGGTGCTGCAGTTCACCTACAACGGCGCCTGCGTCAACATCCTCGATACCCCCGGCCACCAGGACTTCTCGGAGGACACCTACCGTACCCTCATGGCTGCCGACGCCGCGGTCATGGTCATCGACGGCGCTAAGGGCGTCGAGGCCCAGACCAAGAAGCTCTTTAAGGTCTGTACGCTGCGCCATATCCCCATCTTCACCTTTGTGAACAAGCTCGATCACGAGGCCCGCGATCCGTTTGAGCTCATGGAAGAGATCGAGAATGTCCTGGGCATCAACACGTATCCCATGAATTGGCCGATCGGCAGCGGTCGCAACTTCCGCGGCGTGTTCGACCGTCAGACCCGCCGTGTCATCGCCTTTGAGGGTGACGGCCACGCCAACGCCACCAAGAAGGTCGCCGAGGTCGAGGCCGAGCTGGGCGATCCTTCCATGGACGAGCTCATCGGCGAGGAGAACCACAAGAACCTGATGGACGACATCGAGCTGCTCGATGGCGCCGGCGACGAGCTCGATCTGGATGCCGTGGCATGCGGTAAGTTGAGCCCGGCGTTCTTTGGCTCGGCACTCACCAACTTTGGCGTAGAGCCCTTCCTCAAGGAGTTCTTGCGCCTTGCCCCGACGCCGCGCGCCTACACCAACACGCTCGCCAACGAACCGGTCGATCCCTGCCGCGACGACTTTAGCGGCTTTGTGTTTAAGATCCAGGCCAATATGGACAAGAACCACCGCGACCGTATCGCCTTTGTGCGCATTTGCTCGGGCAAGTTCGAGCGCGGCATGGACGCTTTCCACGTGCAGGGCAACCGCAAACTCAAGCTTGCCACGGGCACCTCGATGATGGCCGACGACCGCGCTATCGTGGACGAGGCGTACGCGGGCGATATCGTGGGCCTGTTCGACCCGGGTATCTTTAGCATCGGCGACACTGTGTGCTCCGGCAAGCGCCACGTGCAGTATCCGCAGATCCCGACGTTTGCCCCCGAGATGTTCGCCCGCATCACGCAGGTCGATACGCTCAAGCGCAAGCAGTTTGTGAAGGGTATGGAGGAGCTTGCCCAGGAGGGCGCCATCCAGATCTTCCGCGAGCTGGGCGCCGGTATGGAGAGCGTTATCGTGGGCGTGGTCGGCGTGCTGCAGTTTGAGGTGCTCGAGCGCCGTCTGAAGGCCGAGTATCGCGTTGAGGTGCGTCGCCAGCCGCTGCCCTATACCGACATCCGTTGGATTCAGAACGACCCCGACACCATCGATATTCCGAGCCTTTCGCTCACGCGCGATACCCTGCGCGTCGAGGACATGCGCGGCGGCAAGCTGCTGCTGTTCACGAGCCCGTGGAACGTGGATTGGGCGACCGACCACAACCCCGACCTGATCCTGTCGGAGTTTGGCAACGTAACGTTTTAG
- a CDS encoding ABC transporter ATP-binding protein — protein MQNLLELKGISRRVSDRFSLRDVTLAVEPGQIVGFVGANGAGKTTTIRAALGLVKLDAGEVHLFGQRCGADAPDETQRCLRTRVGLVLDTCPFPSTLKVGQIESLVGPAYPTWDRETFAGFINRFGLDPKTKVKDLSRGMGMKLQLACALSHNAKLLVLDEATAGLDPMAREELLDELLAFVADGQHSVLLSSHITSDLDRTADRVICIDNGSIIFDLPREDITDRAGIAHCTQAQAAELMACVEGARAVHHAYSVDVLVPNRCETLEAFPEIPCDRATIDDYLRLTLKGASK, from the coding sequence ATGCAAAACTTGCTAGAACTCAAAGGTATCTCACGCCGTGTGAGCGACCGCTTTTCACTACGCGACGTCACGCTTGCCGTGGAGCCCGGCCAGATCGTCGGCTTTGTTGGTGCCAACGGTGCCGGCAAAACAACGACGATTCGAGCTGCTCTCGGGCTTGTAAAGCTCGATGCCGGCGAAGTGCACCTGTTTGGGCAGCGCTGTGGCGCCGACGCGCCCGATGAAACGCAGCGCTGCTTGCGCACCCGTGTCGGTCTCGTGCTGGACACGTGTCCTTTCCCTTCCACACTCAAGGTGGGCCAGATCGAGTCGCTCGTAGGCCCGGCGTACCCCACGTGGGACCGCGAAACGTTCGCCGGATTCATCAACCGATTTGGCCTCGATCCCAAGACAAAGGTCAAGGACCTCTCCCGCGGCATGGGCATGAAACTGCAGCTTGCCTGTGCACTCAGCCACAATGCCAAGCTGCTCGTTTTGGACGAAGCCACCGCGGGCCTCGATCCCATGGCACGCGAGGAACTGCTTGATGAGCTGCTTGCCTTTGTCGCCGACGGCCAGCACAGTGTGCTGCTCTCGAGCCACATTACGTCCGACCTCGATCGCACCGCTGATCGCGTCATCTGCATCGATAATGGCTCGATTATTTTTGACCTGCCGCGCGAGGACATTACCGACCGCGCCGGCATCGCCCACTGCACCCAAGCACAGGCCGCCGAGCTTATGGCTTGCGTCGAAGGCGCCCGTGCCGTCCACCACGCCTATAGCGTGGACGTGCTCGTGCCCAACCGTTGCGAAACGCTCGAGGCCTTCCCCGAGATTCCCTGCGATCGGGCAACCATTGATGACTATCTTCGCCTCACGCTGAAAGGGGCTTCGAAATGA
- a CDS encoding VUT family protein, producing MIKKVMEDYKVLLRSIPAATVSLFIVSVIMMNLLANKELISLPYLALDCGFVVSWVSFLCQDMICKRFGAKASIKISILALLVNLAVSLCFWLCSLTPGMWGAYYDTGMIEVNTALNTTIGGTWYVVFGSSLAMLTSAVVNSTLNQSLGRMLKKNNFASFAFRSYVSTGIGQFIDNLVFAIVVSHTFFGWTWVQVLMCSLTGAIAELLCEVFLSPVGYKVVRSWERENVGAEYLERHATA from the coding sequence ATGATCAAGAAGGTCATGGAGGACTACAAGGTCCTGTTGCGGAGCATTCCCGCGGCAACGGTTTCGCTGTTTATCGTGAGCGTCATCATGATGAACCTGCTGGCCAACAAAGAGCTCATCAGCCTGCCGTATCTGGCGCTCGACTGCGGCTTTGTGGTGAGCTGGGTTTCGTTTTTGTGCCAGGACATGATCTGCAAGCGCTTTGGCGCCAAGGCATCCATCAAAATCTCTATCCTCGCACTGCTGGTTAACCTGGCCGTGAGCCTGTGCTTTTGGCTGTGCTCGCTCACGCCCGGCATGTGGGGCGCCTACTACGACACGGGCATGATCGAGGTCAACACTGCCCTCAACACCACGATCGGCGGCACCTGGTACGTGGTGTTTGGCTCGTCGTTGGCCATGCTCACCTCTGCCGTGGTCAACTCCACGCTCAACCAGTCGCTCGGCCGCATGCTCAAAAAGAATAACTTTGCGAGCTTTGCCTTCCGCTCCTATGTGTCCACGGGCATCGGTCAGTTTATCGACAACTTGGTCTTCGCCATTGTGGTGAGTCATACGTTCTTTGGCTGGACGTGGGTGCAGGTGCTTATGTGCTCGCTGACCGGCGCTATTGCCGAGCTGCTGTGCGAGGTCTTCCTGAGCCCCGTGGGCTACAAGGTCGTGCGCAGTTGGGAGCGCGAGAACGTGGGTGCCGAGTATCTCGAGCGTCATGCGACTGCCTAA
- a CDS encoding GntR family transcriptional regulator — translation MDIILSNSSDKPIYEQISSQVKAQILSGTFAAGAKLPSIRALASDLGVSVITTKRAYADLEQLGFICTVQGKGCFVAEGNQELLRESQLCHIEELLAKAASQAETLGVTRDKLHEMLDLVAPETMQ, via the coding sequence GTGGACATCATCCTATCCAATTCGAGCGATAAGCCCATCTACGAACAGATATCCTCGCAAGTCAAAGCTCAGATCCTTTCGGGCACGTTCGCTGCGGGAGCCAAACTCCCCAGCATCCGTGCACTCGCGAGCGATCTTGGCGTGAGCGTCATCACCACCAAGCGGGCCTACGCTGACCTGGAGCAGCTCGGGTTTATCTGCACCGTGCAAGGCAAAGGCTGCTTTGTCGCCGAGGGCAACCAAGAACTCTTGCGCGAAAGTCAGCTCTGCCATATCGAAGAGTTGCTTGCGAAAGCGGCGAGCCAAGCCGAAACCCTGGGCGTCACGCGCGACAAACTGCACGAGATGCTCGACCTGGTAGCCCCCGAAACCATGCAGTAG